The Bdellovibrio bacteriovorus genomic interval GCACTCGTTGTTGGTGGTGTTCTTAATCCTTCTGACCTTGGGGATCGGCGGACGCTGGCTGATGTGGGCAGCCTGGATCATCAATGCGGGCTTTATTCAGCGCAATTATTCCGTGAACTTTGGTGCTGATATTATCGCGGCTTTGTTTTTATTTTATATGTCCTTCACGCAGTCTTGCGAACGTTTGAGCGTACTCAATTTGATCCGTAAGAAAAGCACGTTTAAATCTTCAGACACGATCAGCTCGATGATGATTCGCATGATGCAAGTGCAGATTGCAGTTCTTTACGCTTACACGGGTTGGGAAAAACTCAAAGGCGGAAGCTGGTGGGACGGTACGGCGCTATGGAGTGTGATGGCGAACCCGCAAATGACGACTTTTGATTTTTCATTCTTAAGAAGCATTCCGTGGGTGATTCCAGTGATCGCTTACTTGACGATCATTTTTGAGATCTATTTCCCGGCAATGGTGGCTTGGCCCAAGACGCGCAAACTGTGGTTGCTTCTAGGAGTGTTCTTTCATGCGGGGATTGGAATCTTTATGGGGCTCGGTCCCTTTGCGACAACGATGGTGTCGACGTATTTCCTTTTCTTGGACCCTCTCATTTTGGAACGCGCGCTGAAAGGGCCTAAGCACCTTTTTGCGTCTCAAAACTAGATTTATTTAATTTCTGGTCCAAGTCTTCCGATCCCTCATATATCCTGGATAGGTGGGGGATCTATGAAATCTATAGTTCAGGGAGCAGCTTTATTAAGCCTTACTTTGCTAGCGGCTTGTTCGCCCATTGAAGGCAATTCCTTGCTTACAGATCAAAAAGACGATCCCTCCACGCATGCGGTCAGCAAAGAACCTAAGTCGGAAGAATTATTCTTAAAAGTCGATAGCCCTCAGATCAGCGCGACGGCAGGGCAAACCAGAGCCGATGTCTCTGGGGAGTGTTATGTGTCTACGTATCCGACCCATCGTATTTATTTATTAAACGGTGGTTCACAAATGCCTATCATCGACATCAATACCGGAAGTAATATCGCGAGCTGTAAGAACGGCCGCTTTAATTTCTCTTTGAATCTAGGGGCTATGGCTTCGGGGCAGTATTCATTGAAGATCATCATCTATGCTTATGATGCCAGCGGAAGCTTGGTCGTGAATGAAGTTCAAGGTCAATCCACTCTTCGCGTTGTGAAGCCTTAAAGAATCAGATTAAATTCATTACGAAGTTTGTTCTTCGCTTCTTGATCCTTGGTCTCAAGGATGATTGTGTCTTTCAATCTTAAATCCCGAATAAAGTCAGCACGACGATTTAATGGAATTGAATTGGCGGTGACCGTTGAAAAGGCCGAATTAAACGGCGTTTGCAGCAGAGTTCGCTCCTGGCGTTCGCTTGAACTTAAAGTTTCTAAGATCTCTAAAACCAATTCTTTATTCGGAGAGTTCACGGGGATTGCGGCCCCCCAGACTAAAAGAGCACTGACGAAAGAAGTGGTGAGCTCTTTCGATTCCTGAGTCAAAGGTCCTTCCATCGCGCCTTCTTCAGGAAGATCCCGATTTAACTGATCCAATTGCAAAGTCAGAACTTTCTTTTGCGCCACTTCGTCAAGCAGGCCTTGTTCTTTCCAGAGTTGAAAATGTTTCAGTAACAAATCTTCATCCGCTAAAAGTAAAAGGAAGGATTCGCTTTTGTTTTTTAAAAAGTCGGCGAAGCTTTCATGCTTTGAAGTTTGAATACCGGTCTTCATCCAATAGAACGGGAAAAAGTGAAATGCTCCCGTGGATTTAATCGAAAGAAAATCCGAAGCCACGCGGTTTTGTAACTGCTTACGAGTTTGCGCAATATCTAAAAGAAGATCTTGGTGAGCCAATGTATTGGCCCAGTAAGAGGGAAGAAAAATAAGATCTACTGCGGGGCTTGCCACGGTGTTAGCTAAAATCGCATCCCAATCACGAGTGATGGTGACTGAGAATTTAACATTCAGTTCGTCTTCAAGTTCTTTTCTGATTTCTAAAGGGAAGAAAACTTCGTCTGTGGTAAAAACTTGAATTTTCGTGGGACTGATAAAGTAAGACCTAGAAAGACCTTGGGGTAGAACTCCGTGAAGAAATCCTACCCCCATACAGATTAGAAAAAATAAGGTCCAAAGAATCGCGTTTCTAATATGAAGTCCAGCTTCCGCGCCAGTCGGCGCTGCAGCCTCCTAGGCTGTCGCCTAGAAAGCCTCGTCGAAAGCAACCGCACCGCTCACACCCACTTGGTAAGCAGAAACACGGCGTTCGAAGAAGTTTGCAAGCTCTTGCATGTCTTGAAGCTCCATGAACGAGAATGGATTTTTCACGTTGTAGCGTGGAGCAATGTTCAAGCTTTCAAGGCGTTGATCGGCGCAATACTCAAGATATTGGCGCATATCTTTTGCTGAAAGACCTGCAACACCCAGGTGAAGAACGTCATTAGCGAAGTCCATTTCACACTCGATAGCGTCTTCAAGCATTTGCACAACCATGTCTTCCATTTGTGAATTGAAAAGATCTGGTTCTTCTTTGCGAGCTGTTTTAATAACTTCGATCGCAAAAGCCATGTGCATAGACTCGTCACGGAACACCCAGTTTGTACCAGATGCTAGACCCGCAAGAAGACCTTTTGAGCGCAAGAAGTAAACATAAGCAAAGGCTGCATAGAAGAACAAACCTTCCACGCAAGTTGCAAAGCAGATCAAGTTCATCAAGAAACGACGACGATCTTCTTTGGTTTTTAGCTCGTTCAACTCGTTGATAGAATCAATCCATTTAAAGCAGAAATCGGCTTTCTTCTTGATAGAAGGAATGTTTTCAATCGCCGAGAACGCTTCCGCGCGCTCATCTGGATTTGGGATGTAAGTGTCCAACAAAGTCAGATAGAACTGAACGTGCAAAGCTTCTTCATAAAGCTGGCGAGACAAGTACATACGGCCCTCAGGAGAGTTCACGTGTTTGTACAAGTTCAACACTAGGTTGTTACCAACGATAGAGTCACCTGTTGCAAAGAAAGCCACGAGGCGAGAGATCAAATGTCTTTCCGCTGGAGTCAATTTTGTGTGCAAGTCTACAAGGTCTGTAGAGAAATCAACTTCATCTACAGTCCAAGTGTTTTT includes:
- a CDS encoding HTTM domain-containing protein, whose amino-acid sequence is MIKASFKNLWQKWDHFWFAPQNLLGLAYMRILLCGTMVYLYAVRSFNLGYYGDNAWIPRSMALEIMPDLYRPLFLWAFWPDSMNMIMHSLLVVFLILLTLGIGGRWLMWAAWIINAGFIQRNYSVNFGADIIAALFLFYMSFTQSCERLSVLNLIRKKSTFKSSDTISSMMIRMMQVQIAVLYAYTGWEKLKGGSWWDGTALWSVMANPQMTTFDFSFLRSIPWVIPVIAYLTIIFEIYFPAMVAWPKTRKLWLLLGVFFHAGIGIFMGLGPFATTMVSTYFLFLDPLILERALKGPKHLFASQN
- a CDS encoding ribonucleotide-diphosphate reductase subunit beta gives rise to the protein MILDPGFNLTLRPMKYPVMYEMYKNGIKNTWTVDEVDFSTDLVDLHTKLTPAERHLISRLVAFFATGDSIVGNNLVLNLYKHVNSPEGRMYLSRQLYEEALHVQFYLTLLDTYIPNPDERAEAFSAIENIPSIKKKADFCFKWIDSINELNELKTKEDRRRFLMNLICFATCVEGLFFYAAFAYVYFLRSKGLLAGLASGTNWVFRDESMHMAFAIEVIKTARKEEPDLFNSQMEDMVVQMLEDAIECEMDFANDVLHLGVAGLSAKDMRQYLEYCADQRLESLNIAPRYNVKNPFSFMELQDMQELANFFERRVSAYQVGVSGAVAFDEAF